One part of the Thermodesulforhabdaceae bacterium genome encodes these proteins:
- a CDS encoding FAD-dependent oxidoreductase, protein MKDPLFEPIFIHNLEVKNRILMPAMHLNMAKNFFVTDQIVDFYEERARGGAGLITVGFATVDEYSGPPGHIGAHKDEFIPGLKNLASTIKRHGARAAVQLNHAGRYNLSVFLGGKQPVAPSPIPSRLTKETPREMTLEEIKTTITRFADAARRVKKAGFDAVEILSGTGYLISEFLSPLTNQRTDEYGGSPENRMRFGIEVIQAVRKAVGDDFPILVRVNGNDLMPGGITREELTEYVKRLIEVGANAINVNVGWHEARVPQIIAEVPRGAYAYLARYFKELFSVPVIAGHRINDPYTARELIGNHFCDMVAMGRALIADPFLPEKARSGREHEIVHCVACAQGCFDNLFKMKSVECLCNPRAGHEREKVVEKAPQSKKVMIVGGGAAGMSAAITAHDRGHNVTLYEKGNRLGGQLLLAGAPPGREEFLQLASDLVKQVSARRIPVMLNTPVTRELLEREKPDVVILATGAEPTELPIPGIKSDHVVHAWDVLMGKVWTGKNVVIIGGGAVGIETALYLAEKGTIDAESLKFLLTHQAKDSELILQMATQGTKKITIIEMLPEIGKDIGLSTRWCFMQDLQIHGVNVLTSSKVLEITSEGVVVETSEGKRLIKADTVVVATGARPNREIETVLQELNIPYHIVGDASKIGKAFDAIHGGFDAGRTI, encoded by the coding sequence ATGAAAGATCCGCTTTTTGAACCAATTTTCATCCACAATCTTGAAGTAAAAAACCGTATTCTTATGCCTGCTATGCATTTAAACATGGCAAAAAACTTCTTTGTGACCGATCAGATCGTAGATTTTTACGAAGAAAGAGCTCGGGGAGGGGCTGGGTTAATTACAGTCGGTTTCGCTACGGTAGATGAGTATTCCGGACCTCCAGGCCACATTGGAGCCCATAAGGATGAATTCATTCCTGGACTCAAGAATCTTGCTTCCACCATAAAACGTCACGGAGCACGTGCAGCAGTTCAGCTTAACCATGCTGGAAGATACAATCTCTCCGTTTTCCTTGGAGGAAAACAACCCGTAGCTCCATCGCCAATTCCTTCGCGATTGACCAAAGAAACCCCAAGAGAAATGACCCTTGAAGAGATCAAGACCACCATCACCAGATTTGCCGATGCTGCAAGGCGAGTAAAAAAAGCCGGCTTTGATGCTGTAGAAATCTTGAGCGGAACCGGTTACCTTATCAGTGAATTTCTGTCACCCCTTACAAATCAGCGCACGGACGAATATGGTGGATCGCCAGAAAATCGTATGCGGTTTGGTATCGAAGTCATTCAAGCCGTTCGGAAAGCTGTGGGAGATGATTTTCCAATACTTGTTCGTGTCAATGGAAATGATCTTATGCCGGGGGGAATAACTCGAGAGGAACTCACAGAATACGTAAAACGCCTTATAGAAGTCGGTGCTAATGCTATAAATGTAAATGTAGGATGGCATGAGGCTAGAGTTCCACAAATTATTGCTGAAGTGCCAAGAGGAGCCTATGCTTATCTTGCTAGATACTTCAAGGAATTGTTCTCTGTGCCGGTTATCGCTGGTCATCGTATAAACGATCCTTATACAGCCCGGGAACTCATAGGTAACCATTTTTGCGACATGGTCGCAATGGGGCGAGCTCTTATAGCAGATCCTTTCCTGCCCGAAAAAGCTCGCTCTGGAAGAGAACATGAAATCGTCCACTGTGTTGCCTGCGCTCAGGGTTGTTTCGATAACCTGTTCAAAATGAAGTCTGTAGAATGTCTTTGTAATCCTCGAGCTGGCCACGAACGAGAGAAAGTAGTTGAAAAAGCTCCACAATCCAAGAAAGTAATGATTGTAGGCGGTGGAGCAGCAGGCATGAGCGCAGCTATCACTGCTCACGATAGAGGTCACAATGTAACGCTTTATGAAAAAGGCAATCGTCTTGGTGGACAGCTTCTTCTTGCTGGAGCGCCTCCAGGACGGGAAGAATTTCTGCAACTTGCTTCAGATCTCGTCAAACAGGTATCTGCACGCCGTATTCCCGTAATGCTTAATACCCCAGTTACCCGAGAACTTCTGGAGCGAGAGAAACCGGACGTTGTTATACTGGCAACCGGTGCCGAACCTACCGAACTTCCCATTCCCGGCATAAAAAGCGATCATGTAGTTCATGCCTGGGATGTCTTGATGGGAAAGGTGTGGACGGGAAAAAATGTAGTGATAATCGGAGGTGGCGCGGTCGGGATCGAAACCGCCCTGTATCTCGCTGAAAAAGGAACCATAGATGCCGAATCCCTTAAATTCCTTCTCACTCATCAAGCAAAGGATTCTGAACTGATTCTCCAAATGGCAACACAGGGCACTAAAAAGATCACTATAATTGAAATGCTCCCAGAAATAGGAAAAGACATTGGTCTATCGACCAGATGGTGTTTTATGCAGGATTTGCAGATACACGGTGTAAATGTGTTAACTTCATCGAAGGTATTGGAAATCACTTCCGAAGGTGTTGTAGTCGAAACATCGGAAGGTAAAAGGTTAATAAAAGCTGACACGGTAGTAGTGGCAACAGGTGCTAGACCAAATCGGGAAATTGAAACAGTTCTTCAGGAACTGAACATACCCTACCACATTGTGGGCGATGCATCGAAAATCGGCAAAGCCTTTGATGCTATACATGGCGGATTCGACGCCGGTAGAACGATTTAG
- a CDS encoding anion transporter, translated as MWIVLSHIGKEINNHAKEAVTITAFSLCYIGMILGRFPRLKLDRTGIALLCAILLMGSRALSENEALKALDIPTLVLLFGLMVVSVQLRLGGFYTKITIAFARLRLSPSFLLLCMMVTMGFLSAIFTNDVICLATTPVIIGICRRRGINPLPYLLGLACAANIGSALTLIGNPQNILIAQTLHLSFSKYIARAFPVVTISLIAGWAIIASRWKGKWLLPEDPSVTIDDSHFNPFDRWETIKGLTVATLLMIIFLGEWWPRELCAITAAGILLTSRRFRSREILSLVDWQLLVLFISLFVINHALYKTRLPQSTIIELGKFGINLHHPDMIFGISVILSNIVSNVPAVMLLLPWVKHPETGYLLAIASTFAGNLLIGGSIANIIVVDQATKSGISISWKDHAKLGIPVTLITLAVAEFIMLFNRL; from the coding sequence ATGTGGATCGTTCTTTCTCACATTGGAAAGGAAATTAACAACCACGCAAAGGAAGCCGTCACAATTACGGCTTTTTCTCTATGCTATATAGGGATGATCCTTGGTAGATTCCCCAGACTGAAACTGGACAGAACAGGCATAGCTTTACTATGTGCTATTCTTCTTATGGGTAGCAGAGCCCTTTCCGAAAATGAAGCTCTCAAAGCCCTTGATATTCCGACTCTTGTCCTGCTATTCGGGCTTATGGTTGTATCAGTTCAACTACGCCTTGGCGGATTCTACACCAAAATCACAATTGCTTTCGCAAGATTGCGTCTATCTCCATCCTTTCTGCTACTTTGCATGATGGTCACTATGGGATTTCTTTCGGCTATTTTCACTAACGACGTGATTTGCCTTGCAACAACTCCCGTGATTATAGGTATATGTCGCAGGAGAGGCATCAATCCCCTACCCTATTTGCTTGGTCTTGCCTGTGCAGCAAACATAGGATCAGCACTAACTCTTATAGGAAATCCTCAAAATATACTAATTGCTCAAACCTTACATCTTTCCTTTTCTAAATACATAGCCAGAGCTTTCCCTGTGGTAACTATATCCCTCATCGCAGGATGGGCAATCATAGCAAGCCGATGGAAAGGAAAATGGCTTCTTCCAGAAGATCCATCTGTAACCATTGACGACTCGCATTTTAATCCCTTTGATCGATGGGAAACCATTAAAGGGCTTACGGTAGCCACTTTACTTATGATTATTTTTCTAGGTGAATGGTGGCCCCGGGAACTATGCGCCATTACTGCTGCGGGAATTTTGCTAACAAGCAGACGTTTCCGTTCTCGTGAGATTCTAAGCCTTGTTGACTGGCAACTCTTGGTCCTTTTTATAAGCCTTTTCGTGATAAACCACGCTCTCTACAAAACCAGACTCCCACAAAGCACAATAATAGAACTCGGAAAATTTGGAATAAATCTACATCATCCCGACATGATTTTCGGAATTTCTGTGATTCTTAGCAACATAGTGTCCAACGTGCCAGCCGTAATGCTTCTACTTCCCTGGGTAAAACATCCAGAAACCGGTTATCTTCTGGCTATAGCCAGCACCTTTGCGGGTAACCTTTTAATTGGAGGAAGCATTGCAAACATTATCGTTGTGGATCAAGCCACAAAGTCAGGCATATCAATATCATGGAAGGATCACGCAAAGCTAGGCATACCGGTTACGCTCATAACCCTTGCCGTTGCCGAATTTATAATGCTTTTTAACCGTTTATAA